GTACAAAGACGACGACGGCCGGCTCCGGCGGCTTCTCCACGGTGAGACTGCGCCTGTGCGGTGGTCTTCCATATCCCCGTTCCATGTGAGTTATTACTTCTCCTTTTTGTGCTCAGTCCCACGTTCTAGGAAGCCCGTCAGGTGTTTAGTTGATTTTGGATGGCCAGTTCGTGGGTCGAATTCGCCATTTCGTTTATCCCTGTGTCATTGGAGAGATTGCGTAAAGAAACGCCGTCAGGAATAGGCCGAGGAACCATCTTATTAGCTAGATTTCGTGATGTCAATGGGCGTGAGACAGGGGCTGTAGGTGCAAGATCCACCGAGGTTGAATGAGCGAAGTCGTCCAAACAGGGTCGTGGATACGGACCATGGATAGTTTAAGCAAGCCATTGATCTGGAATAGCCAACAGGAGCAAGGAGGCTATAGAAGTGAGTGTCGGTAGAAGTAGAATTATAACGAGATATCTGATATAAAAGGTTTAGGTGCTAGGCGAACGAGTCCGGACAGACCTTTCTATTGCATCGTTCAACTTCAAGCAGTGGTCTTTCATTTATGGTGATGAATTATGTTACCTGTCGaatcttttttttgttgttgcttcCATTGGCTTAATACTATGCCAGCGTTTGTTGTGCGTTTCCTTTCAGCGCCTGAGACTTTCTATGATCACTGGTAGCACCCACGAAAGAGAACTCTGATTGTAGCATAGCATATCTCTTGTATCATCCAACATAAGCTGGCAATCACCATATTGCCACCAGTTGATACAGCCTATAGCAGCTGAAAGCCAAGAACTTCCTGCACCAGACTCGTCCTATCCAGTGATCCAACTTCAAATTACAAACTCACCCAGACTTGAGTAGCATGTCTTGGGCCTGTTAAAGTTTTGTTCCATTTTGACTTCCGAGCCTGAAATTTTAGTACCAAAATTAGATAAAACATGTGAGTGTGGCCCTTTCAAACATCATTTTGACACACGTTTTGCAACCTCCCATCTCTGCGAAATTGGATTTATTCCACTAAACCATTTCTTATAATTCAAGAAAATCTGATTCTGTAGAAACACAGCACAAATGCTACCGATTCTTGATACAAAGCATCTCAAGTGAAACCAGCACAGAAAACCAAACTCAAATTCAAGACCGAGCAGAATTGAGATAACATAAAGTTGCAGCTAAAAGAAATCCTTTAGCACAGAATCATCAGTGTACCACTTCAAAACCGTTTTAGTGCAAAGCAACAGAGGGCAATGCACATTGTTCCAGATAAGACTAACCATGGATTTGTAGAACTGTATGTTAAGGAACAAGGAAAAATGTAGTTTTTATGTGTCTTGATAAGCTCTTAACCATTTGTTCATTCATTCTTTTGAATGCATAATTCTATCCTTATGAAGCTATGATATTGGGCTGCATTGATTTTCTCCTGATGAATATGTTTTTATGTTGAGCAATCTTTCATCCTAACTATCAAACATAATTAATATTCTTGTGTGTGCAACTTGCGAAGATTGTTGTCAGAGGCTCGGAGCAGAACTAATCTAAGTGTTGGTGCAAATGGCAAGTACAGCATGCTTCGTGATTGTTAGTAAGAATGACATCCCGATCTATGAGGCAGAAGTTGGATCCGCACCAAAAGTAGGTACCTTGGACTTCATTTCCTTTCCATCTACCACTTTTACATTACATTTAGCTATATGGCTACATCTGTaaattttgcctttttttgCCACAGCACGAACCATTTGGTTATGTTGATATGATATGTTTAAAAAGGTCTCTGATACGGAAATAGTTATTGATGAACATTAATCATGTCAGATCAGGCTCTTGATTGTCGTCCCTAGAGAGCAAAAACTAAGATGTTCAGTGGAACACTGTAGTTTCCTGATATTTCTTCTGTTGCGACTAAAACAGTGGATTGCAATACTGTTTTATGTTTAATGATTTATTACATTCATTGTTCTTCCTTGCTGGTCAATTTTGGCAATTACATCTGTTCCTAGGAAATAGAAACATTCCTATATAACAGTGCTCATTGACATACAACAATACTTTCGCTTTGGATCCTTCATCTTCATGACatgggattttttttcctgaagcAACATATGCATACTGAATTACTAAAGTGTATGTCTAAACTTCTGCCATTTAATTTTTGTGGCAGAAAGAAGATTTGTCTTATCACCATCAGTTTATCCTGCATGCTGCGTTAGATGTCGTTCAGGACCTAGCATGGACCACAAATGCAATGTGAGTATTTTATTTGTTGTGTTCGAGAAAGTATTTTATTGGTTGTGTAATTTGGCTGTGCGATGCAGACAAAAGTATCACAGCCCAAAGTTATTCttgtaaattttatatattgtTTACGCCACCTAGAAACTGAatgttttctatatattttttcaggTTCCTGAAGTCAGTTGATAGATTCAATGACCTTGTAGTGTCTGTTTATGTAACTGCAGGTCATATCCTTTCATGATGATGATAGTTCTTCTTTATTGTTTTTTCATGAGATTGACTATGTCTCATTATCTTCATTTTTTAAAAGCTTGATCATTGCAATATTATTGTTTTCTTTAACTGCAAGTATGACACATACTAGATTCATGTTGCTTCATGATTCACGTAGTGAAGATGGAATAAAAAGCTTTTTTCAAGAGGTTCATGAACTTTACATCAAGGTAAGACAATTATTGGTCATCTACAATGAAGATAATTTTCCCAGTGCTTTTAGATTGATAAATGCTGAACCGAGTATGCCTTCAGAAGTCAATTTCAGGACATGGTATATAATTGTGATGCCTCTATTTATCTTGATCTTTGTGGTGCAACATCATTTTCAACAATCTTTGGGCATCTATTGTTATTCTTTTATCTACATTTTCTGTGCATGAAGGCGATGGAACTGGTCTCAAAATTGCATGGGTTGTTTTTGAGTTCTGTATCTTGCGAAGTTGCTGGCTGATGTGTAATTGTGCACAGTTTCCATTATAAATTTTGAACGTGCCTCGATGTCATTCTAGGTTATCCTACTTCAACCCATAATCCTTCCTGGTATAATAGAATTTTGTTTTCTGTTGTGCAGATATTCCTCAATCCCCTTCACCTGCCTGGCTCTCGCATCACCTCCTCTCATTTTGATACCAAGGTCAGGGCTCTTGCCAGGAAGTATCTGTAGTGGACGGTCATGGAGAGGTTCCATAAGCTTCACATATGGATGACGTAGAAGCGGGCTGCTGAAGAGGCAAACACTTCGTTTCGGAGTCGATTCTTTTCCTGTCTCGTCACTACATGACTCCTTTCATCTATACATCTCATAAGTCGGAGCTTCCTATAAATTTTTCTTGGGCTTTGGCCTTGTGATATATGACTTctgaatcatttttttttttgcgtggaaTATATGACTTATGAATCATGGCTTTGAATTTACTCCCGCTTCGTCCTTACGTCCGGCAATTCAACTTTAACTGATTGCGTGGTACATGGCGGATCTGTAAGAAAGTGCCATCTCCGTATAACATGGAAGCATTACATTGATTTGGAATCTTTTGTCCTGTTTGGGGCCAAGATACTGTACTACGGTTGCTTGAAATTTTGCCCTTTTCCTTTGCATTGGTTGATATCAATGTATCATGATATGATCGTACCTTCCACAGGAGGTGTATCATTAGCCTACAGGAGTGAGATTTGATAGGTCCACTACAGAGAAGGCCAAGTTGCGTCTGTCGTATGGTTCTTTTCTGCCCTTTCTGCCGGTCTTCGTTCACCATTCCAGTTCTTCAAGGACGGCATGCACGTCTTTCGTGTAAAGTGCACCACATCCTGAGCGTGTCACGCCAGCACTTAGCTGTCGCCAACACCGGCCGTCTCTTTTGACAGGCGAGACAGAACAGTAATCGGTTAACGTCAACAGTAACCTGCGATGATTCTCCATCAGTCACTCACCAGGGGATTGAATAGAGGATCTTGGGGAGATCCGAGCTGAACGAACACGACGAGCTGGACACCGATCTCGAGTCGTCAAAgagcaccctctctctctctctcgtaacATCACACCACCGGTTCCCTTCTGACGACAACggcctaggcggctaggcgacCCCCCTAGCCGGTCACCCAGCTTAGCCTATCACGCGATGTGCCGCCTGGAAACTCCGTGGCCTTTACGCTAGGATTGGGCCTCCTGATTTGGCTAAACTCCAGAGCGAGCTGGGGCAAGAGACTCGGTCTCAACTCCCAAGTGCGTAGTTCCCATCAAGGCCTGTAGTGTACTTCACAGATGAGCATAATTATTAAAGTAAATGATCATCTTATCATTTTTAatactatttattttatatatgaGAAACGAGACTTGTATTAGAAAAAAGTTACATAATAAAGAAGGTaacattaaaaatttaaattaaagtTACTTTAAAATCATAAAACGTCatgtattttaaatattatGAAAGAGGGTAAAACtacatctattttaaaatagaaGAGTAGTAAAAGGGCCGAGAAGAAAATCCTACCTGTCTTTCGCTTTCCCGAGATCCTGGTATCTTGGGCGACGAGCACAGGCGCGTCGCGTTTAAAAGGTGCACGCTCATCATTGATCCGTTTCTACTGCTCAGGCACACGGCCTCCTGCGATCTGCTCCGGGTGGGCGTGTTGGCACTGCTCGTCGGCGTCGGCGCGGTTCGTGGTGGCGGTGGGCGCGCCGGGACCATCCTACGCGAAGCTAGAGCAGAGAGCGCGTTACATGTGCGTGCAGGGCGGTAAGAAGGCGTGCGCATTTTTTTGCTTCAAAGCCGTTAGCACGGGCGTAATAGTGCGGACAGGAGCGGATGTagcttaaaaattaaatatacgATATttgtaatttcaaaaaataactaAATTCGCTGAAAGCAATAATTTAAACAGAGGCTGCGTCCTCACTGGCTGTACGCTGGGTACGTCCTGTGGACCGGACTTGAAAGTCTACAAGATGGTAGTGCAGAGTGGTAGAAGTGGGGGATGGATGAGTGTCGTTTCCTCTTGAAGCTAGCCTGCCTGCCTGCGGCACTTGCTCGCATACGCAACAGGGACGCATTCCTGTGACTGACTGTGAGCGGTTAGCTCTCTCCTCTCTTAGAAAGGTGCTCCTGCGAAAAGCTTTCGTTCACCCATGGCTATCAATGGATCCCGTTCGGCCTGGCTTGGTTACACGCCACGACTTCGCTTCTCACGAAAACAGAAAGGTTCCTAGACTGCGAGAAGAAGGCCAACACCCCGGAACATAGATTATCTAACTGCACGGATTCACGTCGTCGTTGGAGCCGCTTCCCCCCTCTACGCGACTACGCTTCAGTGCAAAGCTGCAAACTCGCGTTCTCTCTGGAAACAAACCAATGCGCCTATCGACGTTTACCCCGTTTCCTCTCGGAGCTAACGCGACGCTGATCGATGCTCAGAGTACACCGATATGACAAGAGACAGCAGACCCGAACAAAGGCCTCGAAAGACTTCTTCGTCCCCGATCCGGATGTCGCTGCGCTTCGTCAacttttcttctctaatcataTCCTCGCAGTGATATCGGAAACGCAGCAGAGAATTTTTTTCCCCCCACGCCGAAAGCTCATGCATGGCCGGCCTGGTGCAGCGCGAGTAGTTTTGCTAGTCGCCGGGTCCTCTCACGCGTCGTGACGCGCGGCACACGCGAGCAGCGTCACCAAGTGAAGACGAGATAGAGGTCCCATTCGGCTGGTGGCGTACGAGCGAGACCGATGAGTGCGCCGCAGATATGCCCAGCCCAGATCGGCTGCAACTTTTGCATGCATCCTCCTCTCAGCCCCATAATTATTCACACTTGCTACTACACCTCTACTGGACCTGGAGTGCTTTCTTCTTGGTTATGATATCATAACATACGATTAGTAGATCACACAAACGTAATTCCTTCGTGACATCATCTGACTAGctccaagagagagagagagagaaatgtcGCGGGCACAACGCTAGCAACGACGACGTGCTATTTCCGTCATGCCTATGCTCGAGTCTTGACGACTTTTCGGCTCTTTGGGCAAGAAAGCTGACGGCCGGTTGCAATTGGGCAGTTCGGGGAAGATTCCACCGTCGTGGCGTGCCATGCTGCAAGTCTGTTAAATGCGCCTGTCTGTTCCTTCTGAATCTGAAACAGTTAGGACTAGCTTTTTCCCCCTCTTTTTCCTCGAGCGACCTGTTTGCGTTGCGTTGCATTGCATCAGAATAGTCACTTAAAACACATCTAATAGATGCATTCAAACACGACTGCGAGAGAAGACGGTACGTAGTTATGTAGGAATACGGTTGCAAATACACATCGAATTTAATACTAGCATTATATTCAAGAATAGCGTTACATCGTTCATAGTGATAGGAGTTAGCCTAGACGACCGGATAAGGGTACGTTAGAGACTTAGGCCATTCgcaatgttttgttttttttatgatgtctgaaagaagaaaaaggtaagaaattaatattaataaataagtTTTCAATGAATGTATGTGTCTTCCTAGTCTCTTAATGTCTCATAAATCAATTTACTATCTCACAACCACTTAAGATTGCTCAAAGAGCTAGTTTCTTTTATAAGAAACAAATTCTTTCTCTTTCATCTTTAAATTATTTATCATATCATCTTTTTATTTAGATGGATGTCTAATTAATGCCTGAAAAATCAGCATTAAGAGTGGCCTTGTGGGCTTCTCTATATTCCTTATTGCTCCCTGCGGTCATTAAAAGCTGCAGTTTTGCATATTCAGATCAAGAAGATCTGCTCTAACCTTTTTCGTCGTTTCTCTTTCAGCAATGTGTAACACTTTTGTCTAGTGGAGCAAGCAAGCTAGTGTTTGGTTTGTTCGTTTTCACACAAACTTAATTTGCAGAGTTGTCAACTTACCATCAGCACCACCAATCTTAAGGTTTTAGCAGAAATATCATCAGGATTGAAAAACCGagcacaagatcaacatatGTTACACGATATTTTTAACAAGATTTAACCATATTATCTATATCATAGGAGTATGACTACGGACGCTCTTCTTCATATAATATGTTATTGTTGATGTGGTTACATGGTCTAATATTTATAAACACCTAGAAATAAAAATCCGACTATAACTATATTTCTAATCCTATCAAGTTGCAAAGTCTATGTGTAATCAATCATACACGTATATTCGACACATTTCTCAAACAACCGATATGCATATTCAGTTTAATAGGACTCGACGTGCAATGGATGGACGCCACTGTCCCCTCCATCCACTTTCACTGTATATAAACCATCTTATCAAACATCCATCTATGAACCCAGGTTGATGTCATTGCTGCCCCGCTTCATCGACCATCAGCGAGCTAGTCACCTTAGCACTGATGCACTGTTTTTAGCAAATACCCCAGTGGCTCCAGCGACCCATTATTGTCAGAGCATCCGTCGTTAACTTCCCCCTAAAATCTAATTTTCTCACACATCACCTCTCGGTTTGTTCTTGCTGCACTAGTAGAATGGTGTCCCTGCTCTCCTCCAAGCATATGTACGGCAACAAATCGTTGCCTCGATGCACCACCAGAGCCCCGAACGTCCTAATTTTGAAGCCGATCCTATAACCTAagttcctttttttctctctttcaaaTGCTACAATTGTTGATCAGAGCCTTCCTGAAGAACCAAAACGGTGACCAGAGCAACATGAATAAGAGCCCTTAAAATTCTTTAATAAAAACTAGGACTATATCCAATTAGCAACTAGCGCACCTCAAGAACGAATCATAACAAAGCGCAACACAAAGTACAACAAAAACACCACAAAATTGCGCTCATAGTGAACACAAAAAGTTCAGATTAGAAGGAATTCAATGCTAAAAATATTGTTCATCCAGAGTTCCAACACTGTTCATCGGAAGTTACGATTGATCGAAATATCCGAAAATCATAGTCGGAAGTTACGATCAATTGAAATATCCTAAAATCACAAGACTCGAAGCCTCATGATGGAAATACAGAAttaatcgaaagttccgatgaGTTCAAATTTCCATAATCAAAAGAACAATGCTAGGAAAAAATCTTCACTGGAAGTTCCAATTAGAAGATCAGAAGTTCCGACGTGTACAAATTTTTGGAAGAAAACTGTGACTCGAGAACCCAATATCCAAACTTGGAATCCAATCAAACATGATctaaatccaacaaaattttagTCATAGCTTTGCAAGTACATGGTGAATTTTTGCCCAAAAGAACTCCTCAAAAAGATCAAGATTTTACCCTCGATTTCGTAGATTTGACCAAGAACACAAAAGGgagaattttttagaaaaaccaaattcaaagcgCTCATGTGAGGGAATATATTTGAAATAGCCCTAGATGTTCTCACACATGTCCTATCAACCTTTTATCCCAACAAATTCACCTGAAATCACAACCAAAAGTGAAGAATGATAAATCCATCAAAACTTCAATAACAAGAGACTAGGAAGGAGACAAAAGCACCATGAATTTGCTAAACAACTGAGGAATTGAATTAACATCTAGCAAAATTCATGGATACATGGCTTGAAAGCTGTCCGTCACCCTCCCACTCTTGATGAAATCAAGTCTAGAACAATTAAccataatctctctctctctctctctctctctctctctctctctctctctctctctctctctctctctctctctctctctctctctcgaagCCCTAACCAAGCCTAGCAATTAGCAAAATGGAAAATGGTCTTGGAGAGTTGATTTCCAACCAGCCATCTCCCTTATTTGTAGGTGAGTGAAAATTTCTCAAACTGCCCTTTAAGTCTAATACAAGATACACACCTCTCAGGAGCAAAATGATTCAAGTTTTTTGTTATCCATCAGGTGGACCCGATGCCTTCATGACTTTGTTTCATCTCtacacaagcttcacgatggtgccacacgTCCTTCGACTCCATCCCCGGTTTTGAGGAGAAATTGGAAAACTACCTTGCACTCTTCTTAAAGCATAACTCCTTTCCGCTAGCGTAGGCTCTATGCAAACTCCTCATGTTGACGCATGTCCGACCTTAGCCATGGTCTTTGACGCCCTCAAGCCTATGTGCTCCTGCCACCAAGCCGCCTCTTGACTTGCCATCATCTTCCTGCCTTAACTTGATCAATGATGTCTTAATCACCTTCTCTTCACATCATGTCTTCTTGCGCCCTCCATGTGAGCGATGTGGATCGCCTACGGCTTCACCCGACCTCGCATGGTCCGTCGGCACCAAGCTCCCATTGCCCTTCACCACACATGGTCCATTAGCACCAAgcttgcttacccttcaccgcTTTGCCATTGTCCATTATGTCGCATTCATACACCACTTTATACTATCATCCAATTCAACAAGTTCCAATTATTCATACTTGTTCATGACAATCTATCAAAAATTGTCATGTCGAACTATATAATCTCTAAGTATTGTTTTAATAGTGGAATCCATATTAGAATGCTTTGATAtgtagggcccacatgtcattacACATACGGTATGGATTCAAGATGTTAAAATAATACTCTAGAATTATATTGGATATCTCACGCTAATATTCTCGTACATCCTTTCACATATTTTTCTAACAAACCTCATATTTCCTTAGGCCACCATCACATCATTGCATGCACCCTGTCCTTTATTCTTTTCCCTGCCGATGTCACACCATTGCCATAGTGAGGGTTTTCCTTCGACAAATAATTTCATGAATTCATCGAGGATATTCCGAGGGAATATTCtatctccttttccttttaaccctaatttaatcttctgaAATTATCCTCCTtctgaactctgatttgagcAGTTCTTGCGTCCAATTTCTTCTAAAAATGTATCATATCCAACCATAGAATTTTTATGATGTGATGtctctgtttgatgtactgttcttagttatttgtgttttctcttcCGTCAGTTGTTCCTGTGCGTAGACAACTACGTTCCTAAGTAATACGAGGATCTCCAAGAGCAACAGTTCGAGATTCGATGAGCTACAAGGCCAAGGCTTCGAGATATACCAGAATTGAGTTTGCGAAGGTCACTAAGCAGCTGTCATGCAAGTGTCCTTAAatatcttgcacctattttaggatcttatgttagttgtttatccttcatgtatgcttgtctaaattggaatcccatgattagggtttactagcaatTGTCTGATTTTCCTTGTCGCTGTTGATGAATTCCTTTGGGATATGGGTAGATACGCTAGTCGTTGTTATAGttgggttatgagttaaacttgactaatgattatgcaatatgaactgggtatggtaatctttgCAGCAACATGATATATGGATCCTAACATGATGATTGGTTTGAGGATGATGCAAGAAGACGTATGTGTTGTGTTGTACAGTTGGAATGTGTCTATTACTATGCAGGGTCTTAAGAACCGATTCTTGAAGtatgtaaccaagctaaaccgcaaccatctacggggcctatatgggtacggcctggcaaattaattagccacccctctggttctgtgagcaccattggatggttgagtggcataAAATGAGGCTTCtgtagtgatggaatcactgttagcggtgaaaccttagtgggtgcttgtGGGTCGGCGGGAggtttgtaaaggccttgtagtgatctcctaacAGCACATCATAGaaagtgtgcaagtgcttgatcagcatggcaacatggagactgtcacctggtaataagggtgatgaaatcacaacCCGTGAGAAAAGATGGGCAATCTCTACAAagtataaaactgattgatcagtCGTGTTCACGACCAAGAGCggcttgaacttcttcttgattagttgcaATTATAGATGGTTGGTTTTGATGGTCGGGTGGTGGTATCCCGATGAGTGGGTAGCCGGATATGAAAGacctggtgagtttggtagtcagatggaatctgACGAGTTGTTCCTCTGGTTTAaattgtgtcttcacacttagtaaataggatgcatgATTCTTGTtgttataggttaaggttgcttagtgcagtaaaccggTGTCTAACCTTTCTTTGGCCTAAgcctcatgtcatactttcaCATATTtacgg
This genomic window from Phragmites australis chromosome 7, lpPhrAust1.1, whole genome shotgun sequence contains:
- the LOC133924535 gene encoding uncharacterized protein LOC133924535 encodes the protein MASTACFVIVSKNDIPIYEAEVGSAPKKEDLSYHHQFILHAALDVVQDLAWTTNAMFLKSVDRFNDLVVSVYVTAGHTRFMLLHDSRSEDGIKSFFQEVHELYIKIFLNPLHLPGSRITSSHFDTKVRALARKYL